A segment of the Gemmatimonadota bacterium genome:
AACCCCGAATACCCGGACGGGACTCGCGTGGCACCGGCAAGGTCGCGGGGGCACTGGCGGGCGGCGGCCGGGGGATCCTCCGCTGGCCACTGGGGACGGCGCGAGGGGAGCACGAGCGGGCCGTGTCGGAGTACCGAAGCTTCCGGATAACCGGGCAGGTTCAGGGGGTGGGCTTCCGCTGGTGGGCTCGCCGCCAGGCGCGCGATCTAGGCCTCCAGGGGGTGGTGCGGAACTGCCCGGATGGGGCGGTCGAGGTGCACGCTCACGGCCCTGCGGAAACCGTCGAGCGGTTCCGTCGCTTGCTGCAGCAGGGGCCACCCGGAGCCCTGGTGGCGCGCCTCG
Coding sequences within it:
- a CDS encoding acylphosphatase; this translates as MGTARGEHERAVSEYRSFRITGQVQGVGFRWWARRQARDLGLQGVVRNCPDGAVEVHAHGPAETVERFRRLLQQGPPGALVARLEEIAPPGQPLPDSFEIVP